The following coding sequences lie in one Halomonas sp. 'Soap Lake #6' genomic window:
- a CDS encoding condensation domain-containing protein, with the protein MDTRHAQTMNSHPSHNDAFRNDVFRSYVEHLSRLARERPSDRALIVVNAQGETILDYATLERRSRALASELQQRFAVGDRALILLDNDEHYVVAFFACLYAGVMAVPVFPPESAKQQHLARLLAIAADSQAVCVLTSTTIIDVVASASEGFGSAELIPVDAVDESRAEHWVEHFPKRDDIAFLQYTSGSTATPKGVMVSHGNLMANERAIETGFSIGADDVFVSWLPLYHDMGLIGGLLQPIYRGIPAVLMSPTFFLQRPVRWLEAISRYGGTISGGPDFSYRLCLERIRDEQIETLDLSSWRVAFSGAEPVRYDTLTAFIERFRPAGFAADTAAPCYGLAEATLLVSCNPRGTGVVGTAFSQQSLAEGQASSAAEGNTLVGCGTPQPGHAIDIIDPHSLRSLPDGEVGEIWVNGPSVAHGYWQNPEATAQTFVTRDGVSWQRTGAHDSDAHDTNTQGHDARDDRWLRSGDLGFLHEGQLYIAGRIKDLIILRGHNVYPQDIECAIEVEVEAVRKGRIAAFAVTTPEGAEGIGIAAEVSRGMQKLVPAETLIRALSEAVGSACHEPLSVVLLLNPGGLPKTSSGKLQRSACRQGWETGSLDTYAIHAFGHFVSGGDDDASDGKASQSTAVSGSETEQTLTKLWRQVLGDNDTQSQSKPLGRDAHFFARGGNSLAAVQLASRISDHWAIDFPTRVIMEKPRFSGVVDEVERLLANWTPNSRMTTQGALVPIPRNETLPLAPVQRRLWLVDRLASQAGDLERAAYNLPALFSLKGELNIEALERTINAIVARHEALRTYYPESESGDPIAVIEGQRNIELPVLDCSDLSEREQQRYLQDTFTEHANTPFDLATGPLIKAGLLRFGAQEHALVLVIHHIVFDGWSTGVFIREFAILYGELLEGKESGLPELGIQYVDYAAWHEKALSGAAFEQSATFWRRYLNSAPLLSTLPADFARPSQVSHAGSALSMTLSPDLSQALNKLAAQRGTTLFTLLLASFQLLMHRQTRQHDLVVGTDVAGRSHPDVEPLIGFFVNVIPLRSRLADGQIDFGHWLEQVQTSVLDAFDHQNVPFDRIVELSGIGRERDRSPLIQTLFVLQNTPTERFSLPGLEVEVMPQPRQESKFDMAVFVDESDTGLSVEWVYATALYRRETIEHLTGAWKSLLAQIVEAPTMPVEEFRLPLMEKHAMQNKLSKGSKLNKLGSLKSQPGARPSTNSDSPIRTALLDEKRVFPLVIEATDADLDAVAWATSQRDFIEQHLRTHAGILFRNFGLTTPQEFEAFAEAIQPGLYGNYGDLPKKEGGRNTYRSTPYPERQMILYHNESSHLERWPRKQLFFCEYPSPVGGATPIVDCREMLRQLPADVVEEFERKGLLYVRTFTRNLDVSWRDFFKTDSREEVEARLKEGGIEWQWLGDDELQTRTHCPAVVTHPVTGDRVFFNQVQLHHVSCLEPDVKEDLLGMVGQERLPRNVYFGDGSVISDEMMKVVGDAYEACAVRFDWRRGDVVMVDNMLAAHARDPYEGPRKIVVAMGDIYERSALEEAQGASADAELVGQ; encoded by the coding sequence ATGGATACAAGGCACGCCCAGACAATGAACAGCCACCCGTCCCATAACGATGCTTTTAGAAACGATGTTTTTAGAAGCTATGTCGAGCATTTAAGTCGCTTAGCCCGTGAAAGGCCCAGCGACAGGGCGCTGATCGTGGTGAACGCTCAAGGTGAAACTATCCTTGATTACGCCACCTTGGAGCGGCGTTCGCGTGCCCTGGCCAGTGAGCTACAGCAGCGGTTCGCGGTTGGTGATCGTGCTTTGATCCTGCTGGATAACGATGAACACTATGTAGTGGCATTTTTCGCTTGCCTGTACGCTGGGGTAATGGCTGTACCTGTCTTCCCACCGGAGTCGGCCAAACAGCAGCACCTGGCACGCTTGCTGGCCATTGCAGCCGACTCCCAGGCCGTTTGTGTGCTTACCTCTACGACGATTATCGATGTGGTCGCATCGGCGAGCGAAGGCTTCGGTAGTGCGGAATTGATTCCCGTGGATGCCGTAGATGAGAGCCGCGCTGAACACTGGGTCGAGCATTTCCCTAAGCGTGATGATATCGCCTTTTTGCAATACACCTCAGGTTCCACTGCCACGCCCAAGGGGGTGATGGTGAGTCATGGCAATCTGATGGCTAATGAGCGCGCTATCGAGACAGGTTTCTCGATAGGTGCTGATGATGTCTTCGTCAGTTGGCTGCCGCTTTACCACGATATGGGGCTGATCGGCGGTCTGCTGCAGCCCATCTATCGTGGCATTCCCGCCGTGCTGATGAGCCCGACCTTCTTTTTGCAGCGGCCGGTACGCTGGCTGGAAGCGATCTCCCGCTACGGAGGTACCATCAGTGGTGGCCCTGATTTCTCCTACCGGCTGTGTCTTGAGCGTATTCGCGACGAGCAGATTGAGACACTCGATTTATCCAGCTGGCGGGTCGCGTTCTCAGGCGCTGAGCCAGTGCGCTACGATACCCTTACAGCCTTTATTGAGCGCTTCCGCCCGGCGGGCTTCGCCGCTGACACCGCAGCCCCCTGCTATGGTCTAGCTGAAGCCACGCTGCTGGTTAGCTGTAATCCGCGCGGTACGGGCGTGGTCGGCACGGCTTTTTCTCAACAGTCGTTGGCCGAGGGTCAGGCTTCCTCAGCAGCCGAGGGCAATACCCTGGTGGGCTGTGGCACACCGCAGCCGGGTCACGCTATTGATATTATTGATCCCCACAGCCTTCGCTCCCTGCCCGATGGTGAAGTCGGCGAGATCTGGGTCAATGGGCCAAGCGTGGCGCATGGGTATTGGCAGAACCCCGAAGCCACGGCCCAAACTTTTGTTACCCGGGATGGAGTTAGTTGGCAGCGTACCGGTGCTCACGATAGCGATGCTCACGATACCAATACACAGGGCCACGATGCCCGAGACGATCGCTGGCTACGTAGCGGAGATCTAGGCTTTTTGCACGAAGGGCAGCTGTATATCGCCGGGCGCATTAAAGATCTAATCATTCTGCGCGGCCATAACGTCTACCCCCAGGATATTGAGTGCGCTATTGAAGTAGAGGTGGAAGCGGTCCGTAAGGGGCGCATTGCAGCCTTTGCGGTGACCACCCCCGAAGGCGCTGAAGGGATCGGCATCGCGGCAGAAGTCTCTCGTGGCATGCAGAAGCTGGTGCCCGCTGAAACGCTGATTAGAGCGCTGAGTGAGGCGGTAGGGTCCGCTTGCCATGAACCGCTTTCTGTTGTGCTACTACTCAACCCTGGTGGTCTCCCCAAAACCTCTAGCGGCAAGCTACAGCGCAGCGCCTGCCGTCAAGGCTGGGAGACGGGCAGTCTGGATACCTACGCCATTCACGCCTTTGGGCATTTTGTCAGCGGTGGCGACGATGACGCCAGTGATGGCAAGGCATCGCAATCTACCGCGGTATCTGGGAGCGAAACGGAGCAGACGTTAACGAAGCTCTGGCGCCAAGTGCTGGGCGATAACGACACCCAGTCGCAGAGTAAGCCACTAGGAAGAGATGCTCACTTCTTCGCCAGAGGTGGTAATTCTCTGGCGGCGGTGCAGTTGGCTTCACGCATTAGCGATCATTGGGCGATTGATTTCCCTACGAGAGTCATCATGGAAAAACCGCGCTTTAGTGGTGTGGTTGATGAAGTAGAGCGGCTCTTGGCGAATTGGACGCCCAATAGCAGGATGACGACCCAGGGCGCATTAGTGCCCATTCCACGAAACGAAACGCTACCTTTGGCACCTGTTCAGCGCCGACTTTGGCTGGTTGATCGCCTAGCAAGTCAGGCGGGCGACCTTGAGCGTGCCGCTTATAACCTTCCAGCGCTATTTTCCCTGAAAGGGGAATTGAATATAGAGGCTCTGGAACGAACCATTAATGCCATCGTTGCGCGGCATGAAGCATTGCGTACCTACTACCCCGAAAGCGAGAGTGGTGATCCCATTGCGGTTATCGAGGGTCAGCGAAACATCGAACTTCCTGTTTTGGATTGCAGTGATCTTTCTGAACGGGAGCAACAGCGATATCTGCAAGATACCTTCACCGAGCATGCGAATACACCATTTGATCTTGCCACGGGCCCTTTAATCAAGGCGGGTTTACTACGTTTTGGCGCACAAGAGCATGCTCTGGTCCTGGTCATTCACCACATTGTCTTCGACGGCTGGTCCACGGGCGTATTCATCCGGGAATTTGCCATTCTGTACGGGGAATTGCTGGAAGGGAAGGAGTCTGGGTTACCCGAACTTGGTATTCAGTACGTGGACTATGCCGCTTGGCATGAGAAAGCATTGTCGGGAGCGGCCTTTGAGCAAAGCGCAACCTTCTGGCGTCGCTATCTAAACAGTGCCCCACTGCTCTCAACTCTACCGGCGGATTTCGCTAGGCCTAGTCAAGTATCGCATGCCGGTAGTGCCCTGAGCATGACACTGAGTCCAGACCTATCACAAGCGTTGAACAAGCTTGCCGCACAGCGTGGCACCACGCTATTTACGCTGCTGTTGGCGAGTTTTCAGCTGTTGATGCATCGCCAGACTCGGCAGCATGACTTAGTGGTGGGAACTGATGTCGCTGGCCGTAGCCATCCCGATGTTGAGCCGTTGATAGGCTTTTTTGTCAATGTAATCCCGCTGCGGTCTCGTTTGGCTGATGGACAGATTGATTTCGGCCACTGGCTTGAGCAAGTACAGACCAGCGTGCTGGATGCGTTCGATCATCAAAATGTTCCCTTCGACAGAATTGTCGAGCTTTCGGGGATTGGCCGTGAGCGCGATCGCTCCCCTCTAATACAAACCCTCTTCGTACTACAAAACACGCCAACCGAGCGGTTCTCACTTCCGGGTCTTGAGGTGGAGGTAATGCCTCAGCCCAGGCAGGAGTCGAAGTTCGATATGGCGGTATTCGTTGATGAGAGTGATACCGGACTATCAGTCGAGTGGGTCTACGCCACCGCCTTGTACCGACGCGAAACCATTGAGCACTTAACCGGTGCCTGGAAGTCGCTACTAGCGCAGATCGTGGAAGCTCCCACCATGCCCGTCGAGGAGTTTCGTTTACCCCTAATGGAGAAACACGCTATGCAAAACAAGCTTTCAAAAGGTTCCAAACTCAACAAGCTTGGCAGCCTGAAATCCCAGCCAGGTGCGCGCCCCTCGACCAACAGTGATTCACCGATACGAACGGCATTGCTCGACGAAAAAAGAGTCTTTCCTCTCGTGATCGAAGCGACGGACGCTGACCTTGATGCGGTTGCATGGGCAACCTCCCAGCGTGACTTTATCGAGCAACACTTACGCACGCATGCAGGCATTCTGTTCCGTAACTTTGGGCTGACCACGCCGCAAGAGTTTGAAGCCTTTGCCGAGGCTATCCAGCCGGGCCTTTATGGCAACTATGGTGACCTGCCCAAGAAAGAAGGGGGACGTAATACCTACCGCTCAACCCCCTATCCCGAGCGCCAGATGATTCTCTATCACAACGAAAGCTCGCATTTGGAGCGCTGGCCGCGCAAGCAACTGTTCTTCTGCGAGTACCCCTCTCCTGTTGGAGGCGCCACCCCGATCGTTGACTGCCGCGAGATGCTACGCCAACTGCCCGCCGATGTAGTGGAGGAGTTCGAGCGCAAAGGGTTGCTTTATGTGCGCACCTTCACCCGCAACTTGGACGTGAGCTGGCGAGACTTTTTCAAAACCGATAGCAGGGAGGAGGTTGAAGCGCGGCTCAAAGAAGGGGGAATCGAGTGGCAGTGGTTGGGTGATGACGAGCTGCAGACGCGTACGCACTGCCCTGCGGTAGTCACCCATCCCGTGACCGGTGACCGAGTGTTCTTCAATCAGGTGCAGCTCCACCATGTCAGTTGCCTTGAGCCTGATGTGAAAGAAGACCTGCTAGGCATGGTTGGCCAGGAACGCCTGCCACGCAATGTCTATTTCGGTGATGGCTCCGTAATTAGCGACGAGATGATGAAGGTTGTCGGTGATGCCTACGAAGCCTGCGCGGTGCGCTTCGACTGGCGCCGGGGCGATGTGGTGATGGTCGACAACATGTTAGCAGCCCATGCCCGGGATCCCTACGAGGGGCCACGCAAGATTGTGGTGGCGATGGGAGACATCTATGAGCGTTCGGCGCTGGAAGAGGCTCAAGGGGCAAGTGCTGATGCCGAGTTGGTCGGTCAATAA
- a CDS encoding non-ribosomal peptide synthetase → MNAITEQQSLAHWPLSPEQRAVLVAKANENDTQQAASVQVDVMVQANVMVVDIQGALDSSRLERVLSDLRQQHEALSTALKSVAGYRGLRHQALEDLPAIEWRHEGLRGSDDKKALLNGDFNNVLNDFVNNYRESLKHRPMAIESGELLRPALLRTGETTWVLVLAVSALVADRGSLQSLFSALADAYDQSGGADEESALQYSQFIEWRASLESDDDAEEGREYWQRHQQHAEQAGSCRLPARQASRHDVRVEHEYVALQLESNLVARIDSLADELQVSAEGVLQAAWWALLARISGSESVLGGWQHDCRQDYEVMQGAIGLFDKVLPVLVEGVADSDFSSWITRLSEQLEAHTQAQEYWSIDSLPDKRHLAAGFAFSEGVDELNTAGFQWRLRELPGPSAEFELALQIGRSESGAVATLYTDPSCYSRAAAECLLNQYQTLLQAGLADPAQKLFSVPLISPEQQQGLLTIEDNVLDVGERSVATHITTWAESTPDAVAIEEHGRTLSYAQLEARVNNIARWLDGQSVKPGDYVALNLPRSTDLVVLLLAVWRVGAAYLPLDPEWPVGRKRRVLEDAQPALVVSAENIEVEPAALALPGIRSVGLPQEVEEANSALSFPQQGLGDVAYILYTSGSTGTPKGVVIEHGQLLNYVAGATKVMGLSVCQRWALTGSLATDLGNTALFGALFNGARLVIAAPDDMQDGDHFAHFMSAADIDALKIVPSHLEALLECEAPRLPKTLILGGEAASPTLLSSIARISPKCQLYNHYGPTEATVGVMVHPVSLSQDMAGPLPLTQLLPNCRYRVLDDNLHATPTGAVGELYLGGAQLARGYLNSDASAFVEDPFIPGERLYRTGDLACVLPEGGVRLIGRADDQIKLRGFRIEPTEIESVLQAQPGVKQSLVRLMGRGADTHELVAFLIEDSKAMSAEGQVQLREQLAVLLPEPMRPSRFISVEHFPRLGNGKVDTSALEALAQKTAERKTLVKPRDAVEANLCQAMAELLGRDEVGIDDDFFELGGHSLLVIKLVARIRKQFGIEIAPGVVFDHPTAAELGAALRESCAEANTIGLAELDTN, encoded by the coding sequence ATGAATGCAATAACGGAACAGCAGAGCCTTGCCCATTGGCCGCTTAGCCCTGAACAGCGTGCAGTGTTGGTGGCGAAAGCTAATGAAAATGACACTCAGCAGGCAGCATCGGTGCAGGTCGATGTCATGGTACAAGCCAATGTCATGGTGGTCGATATCCAAGGTGCTCTTGATAGCTCGCGGTTGGAGCGCGTACTGAGCGACCTTAGGCAACAGCATGAAGCCCTATCTACGGCTTTGAAGAGCGTGGCCGGGTACCGCGGGCTGCGTCACCAAGCACTTGAAGACCTGCCTGCCATCGAGTGGCGGCATGAAGGTTTACGCGGCAGCGATGACAAGAAAGCGCTGCTCAACGGTGATTTCAACAACGTTCTCAACGACTTTGTTAATAACTATCGTGAGTCACTCAAGCACCGACCCATGGCTATCGAGAGTGGCGAGCTGCTGCGTCCAGCGCTGCTGCGAACTGGCGAAACAACCTGGGTATTAGTACTTGCTGTTTCGGCATTGGTGGCGGATCGCGGCAGTCTGCAGTCGCTGTTCTCGGCATTGGCGGATGCTTATGATCAGAGCGGAGGAGCCGATGAGGAGTCTGCGCTGCAATATTCCCAGTTCATCGAGTGGCGTGCTTCGCTCGAAAGTGACGATGACGCTGAAGAAGGGCGTGAGTATTGGCAAAGGCACCAGCAGCATGCCGAGCAGGCAGGCTCATGCCGTTTACCTGCAAGGCAAGCGAGCCGCCATGACGTGCGGGTAGAGCATGAATATGTGGCTTTGCAGCTCGAATCAAACTTAGTGGCGCGTATCGATAGCCTAGCAGATGAGCTTCAAGTATCCGCAGAGGGAGTGCTGCAGGCGGCTTGGTGGGCGCTACTCGCCAGGATTAGCGGCAGTGAGAGTGTGCTAGGTGGTTGGCAACACGACTGCCGTCAGGATTACGAGGTGATGCAAGGGGCGATCGGGCTCTTCGACAAGGTGCTGCCGGTGCTGGTTGAAGGTGTCGCTGATAGCGACTTCTCTAGCTGGATCACCCGTTTATCAGAGCAGTTAGAGGCGCATACCCAAGCCCAAGAGTATTGGTCAATTGATTCGCTGCCTGATAAGCGCCACCTCGCAGCGGGATTTGCATTTTCAGAGGGAGTGGATGAATTAAATACGGCCGGTTTTCAGTGGCGCTTGCGAGAATTGCCTGGGCCATCGGCAGAATTTGAACTTGCCTTGCAGATTGGCCGCAGTGAGAGCGGCGCAGTGGCGACTCTCTACACCGACCCATCATGCTATAGCCGAGCGGCGGCCGAGTGTCTGCTGAATCAGTACCAGACGCTGCTACAGGCGGGCCTAGCCGACCCCGCGCAAAAGCTATTTTCGGTGCCGCTTATCTCCCCTGAGCAACAGCAGGGATTACTGACGATTGAAGACAATGTGCTCGATGTGGGCGAGCGTAGCGTAGCTACTCATATCACTACATGGGCGGAATCGACGCCGGATGCCGTTGCCATTGAGGAGCATGGCCGTACGCTGAGTTACGCCCAACTAGAAGCCCGCGTTAATAATATCGCTCGGTGGTTGGATGGTCAGAGCGTTAAGCCTGGAGATTACGTAGCGCTCAACCTGCCCCGTTCCACCGATTTGGTCGTGCTGCTATTGGCAGTATGGCGTGTAGGCGCAGCCTACCTGCCGCTCGACCCTGAGTGGCCCGTAGGCCGTAAACGGCGAGTGCTAGAGGATGCCCAGCCCGCGCTAGTGGTGAGCGCTGAAAACATCGAGGTAGAACCCGCAGCACTGGCCCTTCCCGGCATCCGCAGTGTAGGGCTGCCGCAAGAAGTGGAAGAAGCGAATAGCGCATTGTCGTTTCCGCAGCAGGGGCTCGGCGACGTGGCCTATATTCTCTACACCTCTGGCTCCACGGGCACTCCAAAAGGTGTGGTGATTGAGCATGGTCAACTGCTCAATTACGTAGCCGGTGCCACAAAGGTCATGGGGCTATCGGTATGCCAGCGTTGGGCATTAACCGGGTCGCTGGCCACCGACCTGGGAAATACGGCGCTGTTCGGTGCCTTGTTTAATGGTGCTCGCCTGGTGATCGCCGCACCTGACGATATGCAGGATGGCGATCACTTTGCGCACTTTATGTCGGCGGCCGATATCGATGCGCTCAAAATAGTGCCGTCTCACCTGGAAGCCCTGCTTGAGTGCGAAGCTCCCCGGTTGCCGAAAACACTGATTTTAGGCGGCGAGGCAGCTTCACCTACCTTACTTTCGAGCATTGCGCGGATCTCGCCCAAGTGCCAACTATACAACCACTATGGCCCTACAGAAGCCACGGTGGGCGTTATGGTGCACCCGGTATCGCTGTCGCAGGATATGGCAGGCCCGTTGCCGCTAACCCAGCTGCTACCGAACTGCCGCTACCGAGTGCTTGACGATAACTTGCACGCGACCCCCACCGGTGCCGTGGGTGAGCTGTATCTGGGCGGCGCCCAACTGGCGCGTGGTTATCTCAATAGCGATGCTTCCGCGTTTGTCGAAGATCCCTTTATTCCCGGTGAACGGCTCTATCGCACCGGCGATCTGGCGTGCGTGCTACCCGAGGGGGGCGTACGCCTTATTGGGCGAGCTGACGATCAGATCAAACTGCGCGGCTTTCGTATTGAACCAACAGAAATCGAAAGCGTATTGCAAGCACAGCCAGGGGTTAAGCAGAGCCTGGTTCGCCTGATGGGTAGGGGGGCTGATACCCATGAACTCGTAGCGTTTTTGATCGAAGACTCCAAGGCGATGTCTGCTGAGGGCCAGGTCCAGCTTCGCGAGCAACTGGCTGTGCTACTGCCTGAACCCATGCGTCCTTCTCGTTTTATCTCTGTTGAGCATTTCCCCCGCCTAGGTAACGGCAAGGTAGACACCTCCGCGCTGGAAGCCTTGGCCCAAAAAACCGCGGAAAGAAAAACCTTGGTGAAGCCCCGGGATGCCGTGGAAGCCAACCTGTGCCAAGCCATGGCTGAGCTGCTTGGTCGCGATGAGGTAGGCATTGATGACGACTTCTTCGAGCTGGGTGGGCACTCCTTGCTGGTGATCAAACTGGTGGCCCGCATCCGTAAGCAGTTCGGGATAGAGATAGCCCCCGGCGTGGTATTCGATCATCCCACTGCTGCTGAGCTGGGTGCTGCTCTACGCGAGAGTTGTGCTGAGGCCAACACGATCGGGCTAGCTGAGCTTGATACTAACTGA